The proteins below come from a single Iocasia fonsfrigidae genomic window:
- a CDS encoding TRAP transporter small permease, giving the protein MNRIIEIVDSLLMKITINVIALMTITIIISVFLRYLFGISYVWVQELIVFMFIFTTFFGSVLAFRRGEHLSIDIFSIKFPDKAKKIVNIFFDISILYLYWQVIKVSFKWINKVGNVVTPGIRIPMKYLYFILPLSAVFMIFYVVIDVYQRIKNCN; this is encoded by the coding sequence GTGAATAGAATTATAGAAATTGTAGATTCTTTGTTAATGAAAATTACCATAAATGTAATTGCTTTAATGACAATTACTATAATTATTTCTGTGTTTTTAAGATATCTATTTGGAATTTCATATGTTTGGGTGCAGGAATTGATAGTCTTTATGTTTATATTTACTACATTTTTTGGCTCAGTTCTGGCATTTAGGCGAGGAGAACATCTGTCAATAGATATTTTTTCTATAAAATTTCCAGATAAGGCAAAAAAGATAGTAAATATATTTTTTGATATTTCAATTTTGTATCTATACTGGCAGGTAATTAAGGTTAGTTTTAAATGGATAAATAAAGTGGGGAATGTTGTTACTCCAGGCATAAGGATACCTATGAAATATCTATATTTTATTCTACCACTAAGTGCAGTATTTATGATTTTTTATGTAGTTATAGATGTTTATCAGAGAATTAAAAATTGTAATTAG
- a CDS encoding TRAP transporter substrate-binding protein yields MRNSKIVLGIVLFWVFSLIMSGSVLAVDYEMKIGHSQSVKTPRHKACVYFKSLVEKETNGRIKVRIYPSNQLGTEAEMMETVKVGAIQATLGGQFEAASPKLLIYTMPFLFKDIDSVYSIIRGPIGDKIAATTEKNNIKILATGVAGGLRNFSNNKRPVKTPEDMSGLKMRTPPIDSIIKTVKAIGGNPVSVPYAELYMALKTGVADGQENPFTNMVDKKLYEVQKYLTIVNYQFHPSPLYVSLDWYNSLDSDLKAILKKCAEKMMIYNDKLNREATEDSFEILKDKMEVNYLTEEQRVQFIEKSQAVYDYYIKEGFFTQAEIDEIRTAE; encoded by the coding sequence ATGAGGAATAGTAAAATTGTTTTAGGTATTGTTCTGTTTTGGGTGTTTAGTCTTATAATGAGTGGAAGTGTTCTGGCGGTAGATTATGAAATGAAAATTGGTCATAGTCAATCGGTAAAGACCCCACGACATAAGGCATGTGTATATTTTAAATCACTTGTTGAAAAAGAAACAAACGGTAGAATTAAAGTAAGAATATATCCCTCTAATCAACTAGGTACAGAAGCAGAAATGATGGAAACTGTAAAAGTTGGAGCAATTCAGGCAACCTTAGGTGGACAGTTTGAAGCCGCATCTCCAAAGCTATTAATTTATACTATGCCATTTTTATTCAAAGATATTGATTCTGTATATTCTATTATCCGTGGTCCAATTGGGGATAAGATTGCAGCAACTACAGAAAAGAATAATATTAAGATACTGGCCACTGGTGTGGCAGGTGGGTTAAGGAATTTTAGTAATAATAAGAGGCCTGTCAAAACACCTGAAGATATGAGTGGTCTTAAGATGAGAACACCACCTATAGATAGTATCATTAAAACGGTTAAAGCAATAGGTGGTAACCCAGTATCTGTTCCTTATGCTGAACTATATATGGCCTTAAAAACTGGAGTTGCAGATGGTCAGGAAAATCCATTTACAAATATGGTAGACAAAAAATTATATGAAGTACAAAAATACCTAACGATAGTTAACTACCAGTTCCATCCCAGTCCACTATATGTTAGCTTAGATTGGTATAATTCCCTTGATTCAGACTTAAAGGCAATACTAAAAAAATGTGCAGAAAAAATGATGATTTATAATGACAAATTAAATCGTGAAGCAACCGAGGATTCTTTTGAAATTTTGAAAGACAAAATGGAAGTAAATTATTTAACTGAAGAACAGAGGGTACAATTTATTGAGAAATCACAAGCAGTATATGATTATTACATTAAAGAGGGTTTCTTTACTCAGGCAGAAATAGATGAGATAAGAACTGCAGAATAG
- a CDS encoding IclR family transcriptional regulator translates to MNKTRESTLERAIKILEYLATSKKNTRLSDIGKTLNIPNGTTYNILKTLEKYKLIECELPSKRYKLGFKMFQLGNHVEWIKNLRNNSLPYMRELTKDSGETSQLGIIFEEDLYFLEIIETPNNTKTRSTVGSSLPLNAPAAGKVLLAYQPAEKREILLKNIELVRFTHNTITDRKKMAEELQKVVEQGYALDNEEVFLGTTCIAVPVFDSKKRVCAALGITGDTARIKKNMPSLINTIQHEALNISFKMGYQLL, encoded by the coding sequence ATGAATAAAACTAGAGAATCTACCCTAGAAAGGGCAATTAAAATATTAGAATATTTGGCTACTTCAAAAAAAAACACAAGATTATCTGATATTGGAAAAACTCTTAATATACCGAATGGAACTACATACAATATTTTAAAGACACTTGAAAAATACAAATTAATTGAGTGTGAACTACCTTCAAAACGATATAAACTGGGTTTTAAGATGTTTCAATTAGGAAACCATGTTGAATGGATAAAGAATTTGAGGAATAATTCACTGCCTTATATGCGTGAACTTACAAAAGATAGTGGTGAAACTTCTCAATTAGGTATTATTTTCGAGGAGGATTTGTATTTTCTTGAAATTATTGAGACACCAAATAATACCAAAACCAGGTCAACTGTTGGATCAAGTCTACCATTGAATGCCCCCGCTGCGGGTAAAGTTCTATTAGCATACCAGCCAGCAGAAAAGAGAGAAATATTACTAAAAAATATAGAATTAGTGCGATTTACTCACAATACTATAACAGACCGAAAAAAGATGGCCGAAGAACTTCAAAAGGTAGTTGAACAAGGTTATGCTCTAGATAATGAAGAAGTTTTTTTGGGCACAACATGTATTGCTGTTCCAGTATTTGATTCTAAAAAACGTGTATGTGCTGCCCTGGGAATAACGGGTGATACTGCTCGAATTAAAAAGAATATGCCTTCTCTGATTAATACTATACAGCATGAGGCCTTAAATATTTCCTTTAAAATGGGTTATCAACTTTTATAG
- the rfbB gene encoding dTDP-glucose 4,6-dehydratase: MKLLVTGGAGFIGSNFIHYILEHYDDEVLNLDKLTYAGNLNNLKGLEDNEHYKFVKGDIADKELVDGLMKQGVDVIINFAAESHVDRSIKEADVFIQTNISGAQVLLEAAVKYKINKFIQVSTDEVYGSLGAQGLFTEEDLLQPSSPYSASKAGADLLVDAYHKTYGLPVNITRCSNNYGPYQYPEKLIPLLITNALNNRELPLYGDGGNIRDWIHVGDHCRAVDVVLRSGKAGEIYNIGSNNEKRNIEIAEAIINILGKDRGLIKFVKDRPGHDRRYAIDYTKLRQDLGWRPKYDFSRGLKETIEWYCTNEDWWRVLKTHRMEK; the protein is encoded by the coding sequence ATGAAATTGCTGGTTACCGGTGGAGCTGGTTTTATTGGTTCGAATTTTATCCATTATATTTTAGAACATTATGATGATGAAGTGCTTAATCTTGATAAACTGACTTATGCTGGTAACTTAAATAATCTTAAGGGACTGGAAGATAATGAACATTATAAATTTGTCAAAGGGGATATTGCTGATAAAGAGCTTGTTGATGGGTTAATGAAACAGGGTGTTGATGTAATAATTAACTTTGCTGCAGAATCTCATGTTGACCGGAGCATTAAAGAGGCTGATGTCTTTATCCAGACAAATATTAGCGGTGCTCAGGTTCTACTGGAGGCTGCTGTTAAATATAAAATAAATAAATTTATTCAGGTCTCTACTGATGAAGTCTATGGTTCATTAGGTGCTCAAGGATTATTTACTGAGGAAGATTTACTCCAGCCCAGCAGTCCTTATTCTGCCAGCAAAGCAGGGGCTGATCTACTGGTCGATGCTTATCATAAAACCTATGGCCTCCCTGTCAATATTACCCGCTGTTCGAATAACTACGGTCCCTATCAATACCCTGAGAAATTAATACCCCTTCTTATTACTAATGCCTTAAATAATAGGGAACTACCCCTATATGGTGACGGCGGGAATATCAGGGACTGGATTCATGTAGGAGATCACTGTCGGGCAGTAGATGTGGTGCTGCGTAGTGGAAAAGCAGGGGAGATATACAATATTGGTAGTAATAATGAGAAAAGGAATATAGAGATAGCGGAGGCTATTATTAATATACTTGGTAAAGACCGGGGGTTAATTAAGTTTGTTAAAGACAGACCTGGACATGATAGGAGATATGCTATAGATTATACAAAACTTAGACAGGACCTCGGCTGGAGACCTAAATATGATTTTTCCAGGGGATTAAAGGAGACAATAGAGTGGTATTGTACTAATGAAGATTGGTGGAGGGTATTAAAAACTCATAGGATGGAAAAGTAG
- the rfbC gene encoding dTDP-4-dehydrorhamnose 3,5-epimerase: MSVITGVRVKSLVKHPDDRGFFMEVLRRDDGLLELFGQASLSKTYPGVIKAFHYHQEQDDIWFFPSGNAQVVLYDLREDSPTRARTDVYYMGEDNQVLLLIPKGVAHGYQVLGNKAATIMYFTTKPYNRENPDEYRIPWDDPEIGFDWETKNR, from the coding sequence ATATCAGTGATTACAGGTGTTAGGGTGAAGAGTTTAGTTAAGCATCCTGATGATCGGGGTTTTTTTATGGAGGTTTTGCGCAGGGATGATGGGTTGCTAGAATTGTTTGGGCAGGCCTCACTCTCTAAAACATATCCTGGTGTTATTAAGGCATTTCATTATCATCAAGAACAGGATGATATCTGGTTTTTTCCTTCAGGTAATGCCCAGGTGGTATTATATGATTTAAGGGAGGATTCACCAACAAGGGCCAGGACAGATGTTTATTATATGGGTGAGGATAATCAGGTATTACTCCTGATACCTAAGGGTGTTGCCCATGGGTATCAGGTGCTTGGTAATAAGGCTGCTACTATAATGTATTTTACAACAAAGCCATATAATAGGGAAAACCCTGATGAGTACAGGATTCCCTGGGATGACCCGGAGATTGGTTTTGACTGGGAGACAAAGAATAGATAA
- a CDS encoding HAD family hydrolase produces the protein MIKNVVFDLGNVLLSYDPRGYLEKKYDDEELINKLYNSVFKSEEWIGLDRGSISQQEAVEILTKRHGFGSEVSDIFRDWEEILQPIQGSIGILEELKDRGYSLYVLSNFHLEAFKLVANYDFFNNFDELVISAEINAVKPEPEIYRYLLANYSLSPEETVFIDDMEDNLLAAEDFGIKTIQFKSPVQLRGDLQELGLFH, from the coding sequence ATGATAAAAAATGTTGTTTTTGACCTAGGGAATGTGCTTTTATCTTATGACCCCAGGGGATATCTGGAAAAGAAATATGATGATGAAGAATTAATTAATAAATTATATAACTCTGTTTTCAAGAGTGAGGAGTGGATAGGGCTTGACAGGGGTAGTATTAGTCAGCAGGAGGCTGTAGAAATCTTAACAAAACGGCATGGTTTTGGCAGTGAGGTTAGTGATATATTCAGAGACTGGGAGGAGATATTGCAGCCTATCCAAGGGAGCATTGGGATTTTGGAGGAACTCAAAGACAGGGGATATAGTCTTTATGTTTTGTCAAATTTCCACTTAGAGGCCTTTAAACTGGTTGCAAATTATGATTTTTTTAATAATTTTGATGAACTGGTTATTTCGGCAGAGATTAATGCTGTAAAACCGGAGCCGGAGATATACCGCTATCTACTGGCAAATTATTCACTGTCCCCTGAAGAAACTGTGTTTATTGATGACATGGAGGATAATCTTCTGGCCGCTGAGGATTTTGGGATTAAGACAATACAATTTAAAAGCCCGGTACAGTTAAGGGGAGATTTGCAGGAATTAGGTCTGTTTCACTGA
- a CDS encoding ABC transporter ATP-binding protein, whose protein sequence is MSANLLSIKNLAKSYNAYEVLADINFELKDGEIVAFIGSSGSGKTTLFNIIAGLLDRDVGELTLKEGLRLACVFQEPRLLPWKSVEDNLTFVQQNFLTEKEGAALREYLLKGVGLIDFRDSFPGELSGGMKQRLEFARALSIKPDLLLLDEPFKSIDTGLKIKLRELLLKNWQEEAYSILLITHDPREAVLLADRICFLAGQPAGIEKEFKIRIPQGERGLADKGIYSILQEIADLYLMD, encoded by the coding sequence ATGTCGGCTAATTTACTTAGTATTAAAAACTTGGCCAAATCATATAATGCCTATGAAGTGCTGGCTGATATTAACTTTGAACTCAAAGATGGAGAGATTGTAGCCTTTATTGGTTCTTCTGGCAGTGGTAAAACAACACTCTTTAATATTATTGCTGGTTTACTTGACAGGGATGTCGGCGAATTAACTTTAAAGGAGGGGCTGAGGTTGGCTTGTGTTTTTCAGGAGCCCAGGCTTTTACCATGGAAGAGTGTGGAAGATAACCTTACCTTTGTTCAGCAGAACTTTCTCACTGAAAAGGAAGGGGCAGCTCTGAGGGAGTATCTTTTAAAAGGGGTAGGCTTAATTGATTTTCGGGATAGTTTCCCAGGGGAATTGAGTGGTGGTATGAAACAGCGCCTGGAGTTTGCCCGGGCCCTTTCAATTAAACCTGATTTACTTTTGCTTGATGAGCCCTTTAAATCTATTGATACAGGGTTAAAAATAAAACTACGTGAGTTGTTACTAAAGAATTGGCAGGAAGAAGCCTACTCGATTTTGCTTATTACCCATGATCCCAGAGAGGCTGTTTTACTGGCTGACCGGATCTGTTTTCTGGCAGGTCAACCGGCCGGGATAGAAAAAGAGTTTAAAATAAGAATACCTCAGGGGGAGAGGGGGCTTGCTGATAAGGGGATATATAGTATTTTACAGGAGATTGCTGACCTTTATTTAATGGATTAA
- a CDS encoding ABC transporter permease, translated as MNHFTSSFFKIAVGTAGVLAVLLLWGGLSSRFSSLILPSPLETAQVLIELLESGILVTFILITVKRTMIGYSGAIIAGLVFAFFLRYSKFWRLFFRPLITIMQTIPPVVWLVLAVIWFGIADDLTPIFLIFIVSFPVVFINIYHGLGNIDYGLVEMARFYHCSRKQIFFDIYLPSLLPHLMSAISIGLAFAWKSTVFAEFVGSSSGIGFALSVANNNLQTDRLFAWSIVLIVLMFSFEYLIIKPLKKYVMRWEPDVG; from the coding sequence ATGAATCATTTTACTTCTAGTTTTTTTAAAATAGCTGTCGGCACTGCTGGTGTTCTGGCAGTGCTTCTTTTATGGGGAGGTTTATCCAGCAGATTTTCTTCTTTAATTCTGCCTTCTCCACTGGAAACTGCTCAGGTCTTAATTGAGCTATTGGAAAGTGGAATACTGGTCACTTTTATTTTAATTACAGTTAAACGTACGATGATTGGTTATTCAGGAGCGATTATTGCCGGGCTTGTTTTTGCTTTTTTTCTACGTTACAGTAAGTTCTGGAGGCTTTTTTTCAGGCCACTGATAACAATTATGCAGACCATTCCACCAGTAGTCTGGCTGGTTCTGGCAGTTATCTGGTTTGGTATTGCTGATGACTTAACACCTATCTTTCTGATTTTTATTGTTAGTTTTCCAGTTGTTTTTATAAATATCTACCATGGGCTGGGTAATATAGATTATGGGCTTGTTGAAATGGCCAGGTTTTATCACTGCAGCAGGAAACAGATTTTTTTTGATATTTATCTTCCTTCCCTCCTACCTCACCTGATGTCAGCTATCAGTATTGGTCTGGCTTTTGCCTGGAAGTCGACAGTGTTTGCTGAGTTTGTGGGGAGTTCCAGTGGGATAGGTTTTGCCCTGAGTGTTGCCAATAACAATTTGCAGACAGATAGGCTTTTTGCCTGGTCTATTGTACTGATAGTCCTTATGTTTTCTTTTGAATATTTGATTATTAAGCCTTTAAAGAAATATGTAATGAGGTGGGAGCCAGATGTCGGCTAA
- a CDS encoding ABC transporter substrate-binding protein: MGRKKLFLVLSLLIVFVMTTAVNAEGIKKIKVQTPTTVGALPVLWMAEEGVLGEDIEIDVKISADHNRAISLIAKNEIDMMLTGVNVGAKVFNKGINIKLLNANIWAIDYVLTNGFEADTWEDLQGKTLSLPLLGGPLDFLVRYFLDKEGIASEEINLVYKPLQNGARTFMMGKLDAILLPEPLVTKILSNNDKASLSINIQDEWAKHHNGDGRIPFVGLFVSNNFLEENQQLTDSFNDYYKIGVNWVNNNPEEAAELAAKYYGMPAQLILKSFNRVKLDCYPVLEENKLIERYFRDIMTLYPEMIGGKLPDESFYF, translated from the coding sequence ATGGGAAGAAAAAAGTTGTTTTTAGTGTTAAGTCTGCTTATTGTATTTGTAATGACTACTGCTGTTAATGCAGAGGGAATAAAAAAGATAAAAGTGCAGACACCAACAACAGTAGGGGCATTACCAGTGTTATGGATGGCAGAAGAAGGTGTGCTAGGTGAGGATATAGAGATTGATGTAAAGATATCAGCTGACCATAATAGGGCTATTTCTTTGATTGCTAAAAATGAGATAGATATGATGTTGACTGGTGTTAATGTTGGAGCCAAGGTTTTTAATAAAGGGATTAATATTAAATTGCTTAATGCCAACATTTGGGCAATAGATTATGTTCTGACAAATGGATTTGAGGCAGATACCTGGGAGGACCTGCAGGGTAAGACACTCAGCCTGCCTTTGTTAGGGGGACCGCTGGATTTTCTAGTCCGGTATTTTCTGGATAAAGAGGGTATTGCCTCTGAAGAGATTAACCTGGTTTATAAGCCCTTACAAAATGGGGCCAGGACATTTATGATGGGTAAATTAGATGCCATTTTACTCCCTGAACCACTAGTGACCAAGATTTTGAGTAATAACGATAAGGCCAGCTTATCAATAAATATTCAAGACGAATGGGCTAAACACCATAATGGTGACGGTAGGATACCATTTGTAGGGCTTTTTGTTAGTAATAACTTTTTAGAGGAAAATCAGCAGTTAACAGATAGTTTTAATGATTATTATAAGATAGGTGTAAACTGGGTGAATAACAATCCTGAAGAGGCGGCAGAACTGGCAGCCAAATACTATGGTATGCCTGCTCAATTAATCCTGAAGTCTTTTAACAGGGTAAAACTGGATTGTTATCCTGTTTTAGAAGAGAACAAATTAATTGAGAGGTATTTTAGGGATATTATGACATTATACCCAGAGATGATAGGTGGTAAATTACCTGATGAATCATTTTACTTCTAG
- a CDS encoding lipoate--protein ligase yields MPLKTKIIYSLSNNPWYNLALEEFLLESISQDEVLLYLWQNQRTVVIGRNQNAWKECNYKVLKRDEGKLARRLSGGGAVFHDLGNLNFTFIMGRANYYLNRQLRVIIEAVKQLGIGAEFSGRNDLLVEGKKFSGNAFYFAADKAYHHGTLLLDTDFTQMLKYLQVSAEKIASKGIDSVRSRVVNLKELKADLNLEMLKQAMEASFLEEYGGKGQTEYLQPEDISKLKGLYEKYSSWEWLFGSSPDFNVVFEKRFPWGGLELCLQASRGIIEEAVIYSDAMEVELIRKIAEMLKGCIFDIEEISKRIKKINPDQNKEIITDIVSWLKEKNI; encoded by the coding sequence ATGCCGCTTAAAACAAAAATAATCTATTCTTTAAGTAATAATCCCTGGTATAACCTGGCTCTGGAAGAATTTTTGTTGGAGAGCATTAGCCAGGATGAAGTTCTGCTTTATCTCTGGCAGAATCAGCGGACAGTGGTTATCGGACGTAATCAGAACGCCTGGAAGGAATGTAATTATAAGGTCCTAAAAAGAGATGAAGGTAAGCTGGCCCGCCGCTTATCAGGAGGTGGTGCGGTCTTCCATGACCTTGGTAATCTTAATTTTACATTTATTATGGGGCGTGCTAATTATTATCTAAATAGACAGTTGAGAGTTATTATTGAGGCTGTTAAACAGTTGGGAATTGGGGCTGAGTTTTCCGGTCGGAATGACCTGCTTGTTGAAGGCAAAAAGTTTTCAGGGAATGCCTTTTATTTTGCAGCTGACAAGGCATATCATCATGGCACACTATTACTTGATACTGACTTTACTCAGATGCTTAAATACCTTCAGGTATCAGCTGAGAAGATAGCATCCAAGGGGATTGATTCGGTTCGCTCCAGGGTGGTTAATCTGAAAGAGTTGAAGGCTGATTTAAATCTTGAAATGCTTAAACAGGCTATGGAGGCTTCTTTTTTAGAGGAGTATGGTGGTAAAGGACAGACTGAGTATTTACAGCCTGAAGATATTTCTAAATTAAAGGGTTTATATGAGAAATATTCCTCCTGGGAATGGTTGTTCGGCAGCTCCCCGGATTTCAATGTTGTTTTTGAGAAAAGATTCCCCTGGGGGGGGTTAGAGCTCTGCCTACAGGCCAGCAGGGGTATTATTGAAGAGGCGGTTATTTACTCTGATGCGATGGAGGTTGAATTAATAAGAAAAATTGCTGAAATGCTCAAAGGCTGTATTTTTGACATTGAGGAAATAAGTAAAAGAATTAAGAAGATTAATCCTGACCAAAATAAGGAAATAATAACTGATATTGTTTCCTGGCTAAAGGAGAAGAATATATAA
- the putP gene encoding sodium/proline symporter PutP, with amino-acid sequence MDPVLITIIVYIIGMLLIGYYYYRRNESIEDYFLGGRTLNPYVTALSAQASDMSGWLLMGFPGAVYAGGFNAMWIGIGLALGTYLNWQFTAQRLRRYTEVVDAITIADFFESRFRDKSHYLRIVTALAILIFFTIYVSSGLIAGGILFENILGINYNVAVFLAVIVVGLYTFLGGFKAVSWTDFVQGLLMFIALIIVPIIVISSLGGFDELWKQIAAVNPDLLNASKIVDYNLADRVRWTSLNTGDGFTFISLISLLAWGLGYFGMPHILVRFMGIKSARQLPISQFVGISWVVISLIGAVLVGMMGIVIIPEPLANTETVFLVLLQRLFNPWIAGIFLAAVLAAIMSTIDSQLLVSSSALAEDFYKAIFRPEAGQKELLWVSRATVALITILGLVFALSGGSILDIVAYAWAGLGASFGPAILFSLFWKRTSRNGVLAGIITGGLTVIIWKNFFAYTGLYEIIPGFILAALLIYLISLLGDGPVEGVEKEFEMAMKPLANE; translated from the coding sequence ATGGATCCTGTACTCATTACAATTATAGTATATATAATCGGGATGTTGTTAATCGGGTATTATTACTACCGCCGGAATGAATCGATAGAGGACTATTTTTTAGGGGGTAGGACCCTAAATCCTTATGTTACTGCCTTAAGTGCTCAGGCCAGTGATATGTCAGGGTGGTTATTGATGGGTTTTCCAGGTGCGGTTTACGCAGGTGGTTTTAATGCCATGTGGATAGGTATTGGACTGGCACTAGGTACTTATTTAAATTGGCAGTTTACTGCCCAAAGACTGCGCCGTTATACTGAGGTGGTAGATGCTATAACAATAGCCGATTTTTTTGAAAGCCGTTTCAGAGATAAATCCCATTATCTGCGGATTGTAACTGCTTTAGCAATTTTGATTTTCTTTACAATATATGTTTCTTCAGGTTTGATTGCTGGTGGAATATTGTTTGAAAATATATTGGGAATTAACTATAATGTTGCTGTCTTTCTGGCTGTAATTGTTGTTGGACTTTATACCTTTCTGGGTGGTTTTAAAGCAGTCAGCTGGACTGATTTTGTGCAGGGTTTACTTATGTTTATTGCTTTGATCATAGTTCCTATCATTGTGATCAGCAGTTTAGGAGGATTTGATGAACTATGGAAACAGATTGCTGCTGTAAATCCGGATCTTCTTAATGCCTCTAAAATTGTTGATTATAATCTGGCTGACAGGGTTAGGTGGACCTCACTTAATACCGGGGACGGCTTTACTTTTATTAGTTTAATCTCCCTGCTGGCCTGGGGGCTAGGTTATTTTGGTATGCCTCATATACTGGTAAGGTTTATGGGGATAAAGTCTGCCCGGCAGCTCCCTATATCTCAGTTTGTAGGGATTAGCTGGGTTGTTATCAGCCTGATAGGGGCGGTACTGGTTGGTATGATGGGTATTGTTATTATACCAGAGCCCCTGGCAAATACAGAGACTGTTTTTCTAGTATTATTACAGAGATTGTTTAATCCGTGGATAGCCGGTATTTTTCTGGCAGCTGTTCTGGCGGCTATAATGAGTACGATAGACTCACAGCTCTTGGTTTCTTCCAGTGCCCTGGCAGAGGATTTTTATAAAGCCATTTTTAGACCAGAGGCAGGGCAGAAGGAACTGCTCTGGGTAAGCCGTGCTACAGTTGCTTTAATCACTATTCTGGGGCTTGTTTTTGCCCTTTCAGGGGGTTCGATACTGGACATAGTTGCTTATGCCTGGGCAGGACTGGGCGCTTCTTTTGGACCAGCTATTTTGTTTTCCCTTTTCTGGAAGAGGACAAGCAGGAATGGTGTACTGGCCGGGATAATTACGGGTGGATTAACGGTAATTATCTGGAAAAACTTCTTTGCCTATACTGGCCTATATGAGATTATTCCAGGGTTTATACTGGCTGCCCTGCTTATATATTTAATTAGTTTACTGGGTGATGGCCCGGTAGAGGGAGTGGAAAAGGAATTTGAGATGGCTATGAAACCACTGGCCAATGAATAA
- a CDS encoding patatin-like phospholipase family protein, whose amino-acid sequence MVNMRKYRRKYSLTDKYHRNLETGLVLSGGGAKGAYQAGVIKGLLKMGIKFDLVTGSSIGAFNAVLLAEFIKKGLSSREIGDGMEEAWMKVDNFLTLNWSGFLNNFFNPCKISSIFSNKIVKAVLNSYIPVKRRFSDYRDCQLSVTGTNLNRKKLRIFDYNSDIAVIEAVLGSMAFPVAFPAVNIEGDNYIDGGALCNAPLREAIMWGTSDIYVVFLSPLDQIEDGYEDGKVHPQYSALEVIAEFIDMAFGQLLYGDLHRTEQLNGLIKLLNQYESSLPAGFLAEMRKLYGLKHHNNSKMISINKIAPAQELDPPGIGGFNNKKVIEELIKKGERDSRQLFKKRK is encoded by the coding sequence ATGGTGAATATGAGAAAATATAGGAGAAAGTACTCTTTAACCGATAAGTATCACAGGAATTTAGAGACAGGGCTAGTTTTATCAGGTGGTGGTGCCAAGGGTGCTTATCAGGCAGGGGTTATAAAGGGACTCTTAAAGATGGGGATTAAATTTGACCTGGTTACGGGGAGCTCTATTGGTGCCTTTAATGCTGTATTACTTGCTGAGTTTATTAAAAAGGGGTTGAGCAGCAGGGAGATAGGAGATGGGATGGAAGAGGCCTGGATGAAGGTTGATAATTTTTTAACCCTAAACTGGTCTGGTTTTTTAAATAATTTCTTTAACCCCTGTAAAATATCTTCAATATTTAGCAATAAGATAGTTAAGGCGGTTCTTAACAGCTATATACCTGTTAAACGCAGGTTTTCTGATTATAGGGACTGCCAGTTAAGTGTGACTGGCACTAATCTCAACAGGAAAAAACTCAGGATATTTGATTATAACTCTGATATAGCAGTGATTGAGGCTGTTCTGGGGTCAATGGCTTTCCCGGTAGCCTTTCCTGCGGTTAATATTGAGGGGGACAATTATATTGATGGTGGGGCCTTATGTAATGCCCCCTTAAGGGAAGCGATTATGTGGGGGACAAGTGATATCTATGTTGTTTTTTTATCCCCTCTTGATCAGATTGAAGATGGTTATGAAGACGGTAAGGTCCATCCCCAGTATTCTGCCCTAGAGGTAATTGCTGAATTTATTGATATGGCTTTTGGGCAACTTTTATATGGTGATCTCCATCGGACAGAACAGTTAAATGGCTTAATAAAATTGTTGAATCAATATGAGAGTTCATTACCGGCTGGTTTTCTTGCTGAGATGAGAAAGCTTTATGGTTTGAAACACCATAATAATAGTAAGATGATATCGATTAATAAGATTGCACCTGCTCAGGAACTTGACCCACCCGGTATTGGGGGATTTAACAATAAAAAGGTCATTGAGGAATTGATTAAAAAGGGTGAACGGGATAGTAGGCAATTATTTAAAAAAAGGAAATAG